A stretch of the Desulfocurvus vexinensis DSM 17965 genome encodes the following:
- a CDS encoding FliI/YscN family ATPase: MNILRGLDPCKTFGKVCKVVGLIAEGEGIKAPLGSVCELLPEGREDSGLYAEVVGFRDGACLLMPYGEMRGVRPGSLIKNTASPPLFPVGPALLGRTVDAFGAPLDDAGPVAATDYYPLYAEPLNPLRRPRIVEPLDVGVRAINGLLTLGKGQRVGIMAGSGVGKSTLMGMMARYTSADVNVIALVGERGREVLEFIEKDLGPEGLARSVLVVATSDHSPLVRMRAAHAASAVAEYFRDQGADVLLMMDSVTRFAMAAREVGLAAGEPPATRGYTPSVFAQLPKLLERAGRSTAGTITGIYTVLVDGDDFNEPVADAARSILDGHIVLTRELADQGHYPAIDVLKSISRLRADVAPEAQQELGRGFIRHLATYARVEDMVNIGAYAQGSNADIDAAIRMHGPARGYLQQAVGQGCSLADSWATLAEVMQPPPPPPPGPGRGR, translated from the coding sequence ATGAACATCCTGCGGGGCCTGGACCCCTGCAAGACCTTCGGCAAGGTCTGCAAGGTCGTCGGGCTCATCGCCGAGGGCGAGGGCATCAAGGCGCCCCTGGGCTCGGTCTGCGAACTGCTGCCCGAGGGCCGCGAGGACAGCGGGCTCTACGCCGAGGTCGTGGGCTTCCGCGACGGGGCCTGCCTGCTCATGCCCTACGGCGAGATGCGCGGCGTGCGCCCCGGCTCGCTCATCAAGAACACCGCCAGCCCGCCGCTGTTCCCCGTGGGGCCCGCCCTGCTGGGCCGCACCGTGGACGCCTTCGGCGCACCCCTGGACGACGCCGGGCCCGTGGCCGCCACGGACTACTATCCGCTCTACGCCGAGCCCCTGAACCCCCTGCGCCGCCCGCGCATCGTCGAGCCCCTGGACGTGGGCGTGCGGGCCATCAACGGCCTGCTGACCCTGGGCAAGGGCCAGCGCGTGGGCATCATGGCCGGGTCGGGCGTGGGCAAGTCCACCCTCATGGGCATGATGGCCCGCTACACCTCCGCCGACGTGAACGTCATCGCCCTGGTGGGCGAGCGCGGCCGCGAGGTGCTCGAATTCATCGAAAAGGACCTCGGCCCCGAGGGCCTGGCGCGCTCGGTGCTCGTGGTCGCCACCTCGGACCACAGCCCCCTGGTGCGCATGCGCGCGGCCCACGCGGCCAGCGCCGTGGCCGAATATTTCCGCGACCAGGGCGCCGACGTTCTGCTGATGATGGATTCCGTGACCCGCTTCGCCATGGCCGCCCGCGAGGTGGGCCTTGCCGCTGGCGAGCCCCCGGCCACGCGCGGCTACACGCCCTCGGTCTTCGCCCAGCTGCCCAAGCTCCTGGAGCGCGCCGGGCGCTCCACGGCGGGCACCATCACCGGCATCTACACCGTGCTGGTGGACGGCGACGACTTCAACGAGCCCGTGGCCGACGCCGCGCGCTCCATCCTCGACGGGCACATCGTGCTGACCCGCGAGCTGGCCGACCAGGGCCACTACCCGGCCATCGACGTGCTCAAAAGCATCAGCCGCCTGCGCGCCGACGTGGCCCCCGAAGCCCAGCAGGAGCTGGGGCGCGGCTTCATCCGCCACCTGGCCACCTATGCCCGCGTGGAGGACATGGTCAACATCGGCGCCTACGCCCAGGGCTCCAACGCCGACATCGACGCCGCCATCCGCATGCACGGGCCCGCCCGGGGCTATCTCCAGCAGGCCGTGGGCCAGGGCTGCTCCCTGGCCGACAGCTGGGCCACCCTGGCCGAGGTCATGCAGCCGCCGCCCCCGCCTCCGCCGGGCCCGGGCCGGGGGCGCTAG
- a CDS encoding arsenate reductase ArsC: protein MLRILFLCTGNSCRSQMAEGWARHLRAGEIEAHSAGIERHGLNPLAVQAMAEAGVDISGQTSKTVDELPAVEFDAIVTLCGHANETCPYFPGRARRVHVGFDDPPALARGAASPEEAMAPYRRVRDEIRAFVAGLPASLDQP from the coding sequence ATGCTGCGCATCCTGTTCCTGTGTACGGGCAATTCCTGCCGCAGCCAGATGGCCGAGGGCTGGGCCCGGCACCTGCGGGCCGGGGAGATCGAGGCCCACTCCGCCGGTATCGAGCGCCACGGGCTGAACCCCCTGGCCGTGCAGGCCATGGCCGAGGCGGGGGTGGACATCTCGGGCCAGACCTCCAAGACCGTGGACGAGCTGCCCGCTGTGGAGTTCGACGCCATAGTCACCCTGTGCGGCCACGCCAACGAGACCTGCCCGTATTTCCCGGGCCGGGCCCGGCGGGTGCATGTGGGCTTCGACGACCCCCCGGCCCTGGCGCGCGGCGCGGCCAGCCCCGAGGAGGCCATGGCCCCCTACCGCCGCGTACGCGACGAGATCCGCGCCTTCGTGGCCGGGCTGCCCGCCAGCCTGGACCAGCCCTGA
- a CDS encoding FliH/SctL family protein has translation MSLSRDQRETGPVRATGRVILGVQAQGLGEMSVAELQGERRQGWTDKDVEEYRRRVRERAEATAREIITAAVAEARTLRGQAQAEGLAEGRQQAREQAEEAAQAQADALARTLEAVQGVGRELWAQYRQDVLELLRLVVHRLLRVELDARRGEILGALLDQALDAIDSRRGLTVRVHPQDQALAQDLLERAKARHPGLERWAVRPDATLEQGGVVLESDRGMVDNSLASRMALVEPILDHLLASGIGPEVDEAAERAARAASGDGDGA, from the coding sequence ATGTCTTTGTCTAGGGACCAGCGGGAAACGGGCCCCGTGCGCGCCACAGGCCGCGTGATTCTCGGTGTCCAGGCCCAGGGCCTGGGCGAGATGAGCGTGGCCGAGCTGCAAGGCGAGCGCCGCCAGGGCTGGACGGACAAGGACGTGGAGGAATACCGCCGCCGGGTGCGCGAGCGCGCCGAGGCCACGGCCCGCGAGATCATCACCGCCGCCGTGGCCGAGGCCCGGACCCTGCGCGGGCAGGCCCAGGCCGAGGGCCTGGCCGAAGGCCGCCAGCAGGCCCGGGAGCAGGCCGAAGAGGCCGCCCAAGCCCAGGCCGACGCCCTGGCCCGGACCCTGGAGGCCGTGCAGGGCGTGGGCCGCGAGCTGTGGGCCCAGTACCGCCAGGACGTGCTGGAACTGCTGCGCCTGGTGGTCCACCGCCTGCTGCGCGTGGAGCTGGACGCGCGGCGCGGCGAAATTCTCGGCGCCCTGCTCGACCAGGCCCTGGACGCCATCGACTCGCGCCGCGGGCTCACCGTGCGCGTGCACCCGCAGGACCAGGCCCTGGCCCAGGACCTGCTCGAGCGCGCCAAGGCCCGCCATCCGGGCCTGGAACGCTGGGCCGTGCGCCCCGACGCGACCCTGGAGCAGGGCGGGGTGGTCCTGGAATCCGACCGGGGCATGGTGGACAATTCCCTGGCCAGCCGCATGGCCCTGGTGGAGCCCATCCTCGACCATCTGCTGGCCTCGGGCATCGGCCCGGAGGTGGACGAGGCCGCGGAGCGCGCCGCCCGGGCCGCCAGCGGCGACGGAGACGGCGCGTGA